A single window of Bradyrhizobium daqingense DNA harbors:
- a CDS encoding TetR/AcrR family transcriptional regulator, with the protein MQKTARRSRPARPPGRPREFDMDIALERAVRVFRERGYHATSIGDLAAAMRLATGSIYKAFRDKHAVFLAAFERYTHLRQEQTQQAAARGANGREKIRNVLLSYVEHSQGSEGRRGCLVVGSAVELSALDPVVGARVNAQLEANENFIAGLIREGLADGSIPRHVDAEDTARLMICITQGLRVVGKSRLRLEALRLVGVAMKLLT; encoded by the coding sequence ATGCAAAAGACCGCCCGCCGATCTCGACCTGCTCGTCCGCCCGGCCGCCCCCGGGAGTTCGACATGGACATCGCCCTCGAAAGGGCGGTGCGGGTGTTTCGCGAGCGCGGTTATCATGCGACTTCGATCGGCGACCTCGCCGCCGCGATGCGGCTGGCGACGGGGAGCATCTACAAGGCGTTTCGCGACAAGCATGCGGTATTCCTCGCCGCCTTCGAACGTTACACCCATCTCCGCCAGGAGCAGACGCAGCAGGCCGCGGCGCGCGGCGCAAACGGCCGCGAGAAAATCCGCAACGTGCTCTTGTCGTATGTCGAGCATTCCCAGGGCAGCGAAGGACGGCGCGGCTGTCTCGTCGTCGGCAGTGCGGTCGAGCTGTCGGCGCTCGATCCTGTGGTCGGCGCCCGCGTCAACGCGCAGCTCGAGGCAAACGAGAACTTCATCGCCGGCCTCATTCGCGAAGGATTGGCCGACGGCTCGATCCCGCGCCATGTCGACGCCGAGGACACCGCGCGGCTGATGATCTGCATCACGCAAGGTCTGCGCGTCGTCGGCAAGTCCCGCCTGCGGCTCGAGGCGCTGCGCCTCGTCGGCGTCGCGATGAAGCTGCTCACCTGA
- a CDS encoding MFS transporter, protein MTMNATIETAPEPDAISQRLTLVLAAACGMVAANIYYAQPLIAPISAALGLSDAAGGLIVTMTQIGYGTGLLLIVPLGDLVENRLLICSVIALGAAALLAAAFATHALPFLLAALFVGLGSVAVQIIIPYAAHLAPEASRGRVVGNVSTGLMLGIMLARPVSSFVTAALSWHAVFFCSAALMIVLAAVLWMTLPKRKPVARMHYGALLLSMPELVRTTPLLRRRALYQASLFGCFTLFWTVAPLLLAREFGFTQRGIALFALAGAAGVFAAPIAGRLADRGHSRLATRVAMLLAGAGFLITHIGAPGSMLNLACLVVAAIAIDIGVQGNVVLGFRAIFVLGHEHRSRLNGLYMATFFAAGAAGSALGAFAFAQGGWTLASAIGLALPVAGLLYAATE, encoded by the coding sequence ATGACGATGAATGCCACGATCGAGACCGCGCCCGAACCGGACGCGATCTCGCAGCGCCTGACCCTGGTACTTGCCGCGGCCTGTGGCATGGTCGCCGCCAACATCTATTACGCCCAGCCGCTGATCGCGCCGATCAGCGCCGCGCTCGGCCTCTCGGATGCAGCCGGCGGGCTGATCGTCACCATGACCCAGATCGGCTACGGCACCGGGCTGCTGCTGATCGTGCCGCTCGGCGATCTCGTCGAGAATCGCCTGCTGATCTGCTCGGTCATTGCGCTCGGCGCCGCGGCTCTGCTCGCGGCCGCGTTCGCGACCCACGCGCTGCCGTTCCTGCTCGCCGCGCTGTTCGTCGGGCTCGGCTCGGTCGCGGTGCAGATCATCATTCCCTATGCCGCGCATCTGGCGCCGGAAGCCAGCCGCGGCCGCGTCGTCGGCAACGTCTCGACGGGCCTGATGCTCGGCATCATGCTGGCGCGCCCGGTGTCGAGCTTCGTCACGGCGGCACTGTCGTGGCATGCGGTGTTCTTCTGCTCGGCCGCGCTGATGATCGTGCTCGCAGCAGTTCTCTGGATGACTTTGCCGAAGCGCAAGCCGGTCGCGCGCATGCATTATGGCGCGCTGCTGCTGTCGATGCCGGAGCTCGTGCGAACGACGCCGCTGCTGCGCCGCCGCGCCCTCTATCAGGCGAGCCTGTTCGGCTGCTTCACGCTGTTCTGGACGGTGGCGCCGCTGCTGCTGGCGCGTGAGTTCGGCTTCACCCAGCGCGGCATCGCGCTGTTCGCGCTCGCCGGCGCTGCCGGCGTGTTCGCGGCCCCGATCGCGGGACGGCTCGCCGATCGCGGCCATAGCCGTCTGGCGACGCGGGTCGCGATGCTGCTCGCTGGCGCGGGATTCCTGATCACGCATATCGGCGCGCCCGGATCGATGCTGAACCTGGCCTGCCTGGTCGTGGCGGCAATCGCCATCGATATCGGCGTTCAGGGGAATGTCGTGCTCGGCTTCCGCGCCATCTTCGTGCTCGGGCACGAGCACCGCAGCCGCCTCAACGGCCTCTATATGGCGACGTTCTTCGCCGCCGGCGCTGCCGGCTCCGCACTCGGCGCCTTCGCCTTCGCGCAAGGCGGCTGGACGTTGGCATCGGCCATTGGCCTAGCCCTGCCGGTCGCCGGCCTTCTCTATGCGGCGACCGAGTAG
- a CDS encoding DUF4118 domain-containing protein, producing the protein MRRAGLFGVPRVRPWSWQAFLLGLVVVALSAVLQGICVALGAKLYFGAFLPGLFVLALVAGVPSAAFAALVTVPLVWWAFMPPFFEFNSLTSANADSINLFCLLAVLLIGLADLCRKTILIVSRGGLKHSDESAATNPQ; encoded by the coding sequence ATGAGGCGTGCGGGGCTGTTTGGCGTACCGCGGGTACGGCCATGGTCGTGGCAGGCGTTTCTGCTCGGGTTGGTCGTCGTTGCACTGTCGGCCGTGCTGCAGGGGATCTGTGTCGCCCTCGGCGCAAAGCTCTATTTCGGGGCATTCCTGCCCGGCCTCTTCGTGCTCGCGCTCGTTGCGGGCGTGCCGTCGGCGGCGTTCGCTGCGCTGGTGACCGTTCCGCTGGTGTGGTGGGCCTTCATGCCGCCCTTCTTCGAATTCAATTCGCTGACCAGCGCGAATGCCGATTCCATCAACCTGTTCTGCCTGCTGGCGGTGCTGCTGATCGGGCTCGCCGATCTCTGTCGCAAGACGATACTGATCGTCAGCCGTGGGGGCCTGAAGCACTCGGACGAGAGCGCCGCAACGAATCCGCAATAG
- a CDS encoding NAD-dependent epimerase/dehydratase family protein: MGSCLEYGPQNGLCDERTSACRPTTLYGQSKLCAAEAYIAAGATWGRVYFPFGPYEPDARLIPSLIRHLRAGQSFDCSHGRQLRDFVYVEDLAEMIAAVLDSDLTGAVNLGSGEPRSLRSVVEHVADRLEARHLVRFGAIEATGVDAEPIIAADIRRLREVTTGLPMIGFEAGAGRALAWWTDRLSGTT, translated from the coding sequence ATCGGAAGCTGTCTCGAATACGGCCCGCAGAACGGCTTGTGCGACGAGCGCACGAGCGCATGCCGCCCAACGACCCTGTATGGACAGAGCAAGCTCTGCGCAGCCGAAGCCTACATCGCCGCCGGCGCGACTTGGGGCCGTGTATATTTCCCGTTCGGCCCGTACGAGCCCGACGCGCGTCTCATTCCGTCGCTGATCCGGCATCTTCGCGCGGGCCAAAGCTTCGACTGCTCGCATGGCCGGCAGCTGCGCGACTTCGTCTATGTCGAGGACCTCGCGGAGATGATCGCCGCGGTGCTCGACAGCGATCTAACCGGCGCGGTCAATCTCGGCAGTGGCGAGCCGCGCAGCCTGCGCAGCGTGGTCGAGCATGTCGCCGATCGCCTCGAGGCGCGGCATCTGGTCCGGTTCGGGGCCATCGAGGCAACCGGCGTCGACGCCGAGCCGATCATCGCCGCCGACATTCGCCGCCTTCGCGAGGTGACCACGGGCCTGCCGATGATCGGCTTCGAGGCGGGCGCCGGGCGCGCTCTCGCGTGGTGGACCGATCGCCTGTCGGGGACGACGTGA
- a CDS encoding LysR family transcriptional regulator, producing MSAKEFSYNGPSHGAAQLRHLTIRQLRSLAALSAKGSVTAASSHLGLTQPAVTQQLRQLQDLAGLPLVQRTGDGMLLTEAGKEVLALAERVEAAIMDCQGALDLLAGRTGGTVQLGAVSTAKYFVPHAIAAFSKRHPKIEIKLTIGNREEIREAMHGYDLDFAVMGRPPTDVTVDVRQLGRNPHIIVARKGHWLEKDSGLNLTDLVHETFLTREPGSGTRTLMEGMFQKSDLEPIIGMEMSSNETIKQAVIAGLGIAFISAHTVAHELAEGRLIVLDVAGLPIVRQWYVIRRSDKVLLPPAQAMFDFLGSEGSNYLPDVPELGGR from the coding sequence ATGAGCGCCAAAGAATTTTCTTATAATGGCCCCAGCCATGGGGCGGCTCAGCTCCGGCATCTGACGATCCGGCAGCTGCGTTCGCTCGCGGCGCTCTCGGCCAAGGGCAGCGTGACGGCGGCGTCCAGCCATCTCGGGCTGACGCAGCCCGCCGTGACCCAGCAGCTCCGGCAGCTTCAGGACCTCGCAGGTTTGCCGCTGGTGCAGCGGACCGGCGACGGGATGCTGCTGACCGAGGCTGGCAAGGAGGTCTTGGCGCTGGCCGAGCGGGTCGAGGCCGCCATCATGGACTGCCAGGGCGCGCTTGACCTGCTGGCGGGGCGGACCGGCGGCACCGTGCAGCTCGGCGCGGTCTCCACCGCGAAATACTTCGTGCCGCATGCGATCGCGGCGTTCTCCAAGCGGCATCCCAAGATCGAGATCAAGCTCACCATCGGCAACCGCGAGGAGATCCGCGAGGCCATGCACGGCTACGACCTCGATTTCGCAGTGATGGGTCGGCCACCGACCGACGTCACGGTCGACGTCCGTCAGCTCGGGCGCAATCCGCACATCATCGTCGCGCGCAAGGGGCACTGGCTGGAGAAGGATTCCGGCCTCAACCTGACCGACCTCGTGCACGAGACCTTCCTCACCCGCGAGCCCGGCTCGGGGACGCGGACACTAATGGAAGGCATGTTCCAGAAGTCGGATCTCGAGCCGATCATCGGCATGGAGATGAGCAGCAACGAGACCATCAAGCAGGCGGTGATCGCCGGGCTCGGCATCGCCTTCATCTCGGCCCACACCGTGGCGCACGAACTTGCCGAGGGCCGGCTGATCGTGCTCGACGTCGCCGGCCTGCCGATCGTGCGGCAATGGTACGTGATCCGCCGCAGCGACAAGGTGCTGCTGCCGCCGGCGCAGGCGATGTTCGATTTTCTGGGTTCGGAGGGCTCGAACTATCTGCCCGACGTGCCCGAGCTCGGCGGACGATAG
- a CDS encoding class 1 fructose-bisphosphatase: MTGQLRLDDLLQRYCETAPHALAVAAAVDAIAAAAIEIADLIASGDLADASGLTTGRNSDGDVQRNLDVQADAILRRCLGTLSIAALASEEMREAQIVDRDGRICVAIDPLDGSSNIDINMTVGTIFSILPAPDDLSLAFHQRGSAQLAAGFVTYGPQTSLVLTLGDGVDVFTLDRKAGCFRLARSGVQISEACEEFAINTSNRRHWDPPVRAFIDECLAGIEGPANHDFNMRWIGSLVAEAYRILTRGGVFLYPSDARPGYGDGRLRLVYEAHPMAYIIEQAGGSASTGRERILELSAQSLHQRVPLIMGSINEVRRVEELHCDPLLVASVSAPLFARRGFFRL, from the coding sequence ATGACCGGGCAACTCAGGCTGGACGACCTCCTTCAGCGGTATTGTGAGACCGCACCCCATGCGCTCGCCGTGGCGGCCGCCGTCGATGCCATCGCGGCAGCGGCGATCGAGATTGCCGATCTCATCGCCTCCGGCGATCTCGCCGACGCCTCGGGCCTGACGACGGGCCGCAATAGCGACGGCGACGTCCAACGAAATCTCGACGTCCAAGCCGATGCGATCCTGCGCCGCTGTCTCGGCACGCTGTCGATCGCGGCGCTGGCGTCGGAGGAGATGCGTGAAGCCCAGATCGTCGACCGCGACGGCCGCATCTGCGTCGCGATCGACCCGCTCGACGGCTCCTCCAACATCGACATCAACATGACCGTCGGCACGATCTTCTCGATCCTGCCCGCGCCCGACGATCTGTCGCTCGCCTTCCACCAGCGCGGCTCGGCGCAGCTGGCGGCGGGGTTCGTCACCTACGGGCCGCAGACCTCGCTGGTGCTCACGCTCGGCGACGGCGTCGACGTCTTTACGCTCGACCGCAAGGCCGGCTGCTTCCGCCTCGCCCGCAGCGGCGTGCAGATCTCCGAGGCCTGCGAGGAGTTTGCGATCAATACCTCGAACCGCCGGCACTGGGATCCGCCGGTGCGCGCCTTCATCGACGAATGCCTCGCCGGCATTGAAGGACCCGCCAACCACGATTTCAACATGCGCTGGATCGGCTCGCTGGTCGCAGAGGCCTATCGCATCCTCACCCGCGGCGGCGTCTTCCTCTATCCCTCGGACGCGCGCCCCGGTTACGGCGACGGCCGCCTGCGCCTCGTCTATGAGGCGCACCCGATGGCTTACATCATCGAGCAGGCCGGCGGCTCCGCCTCGACCGGGCGCGAGCGCATCCTCGAACTGTCGGCGCAAAGCCTGCACCAGCGCGTGCCGCTGATCATGGGCTCGATCAACGAGGTGCGGCGCGTCGAGGAATTGCATTGCGATCCGCTGCTGGTCGCCAGCGTCTCTGCGCCGCTCTTCGCGCGGCGCGGATTCTTCCGGCTCTGA
- a CDS encoding phosphoribulokinase, whose product MSRKHPIISITGSSGAGTTSVKKTFEQIFFREKVNAAYIEGDAFHRYDRAEMRAQMAKEAERGNKHFSHFSPETNLFEELERAFRDYGETGTAVTRHYVHDAEESALHGAPPGTFTDWEKLPESSDLLFYEGLHGAVVTDKVNVARYADLKIGVVPVINLEWIQKLHRDRSARGYSTEAVTDTILRRMPDYIHYICPQFTETDINFQRVPTVDTSNPFIARWIPTPDESMVVIRFKNPRGIDFPYLLSMLPQSWMSRANSIVCPGAKLDLAMQLILTPLIMQLIERKRSLK is encoded by the coding sequence ATGTCCAGGAAGCATCCGATCATCTCCATCACCGGCTCCTCCGGCGCCGGCACCACCTCGGTCAAGAAGACCTTCGAGCAGATTTTCTTCCGCGAGAAGGTCAACGCCGCCTACATCGAAGGTGACGCCTTCCATCGTTACGACCGCGCCGAGATGCGCGCGCAGATGGCCAAGGAGGCCGAGCGCGGCAACAAGCATTTCAGCCATTTCAGTCCCGAGACCAATTTGTTCGAGGAGCTGGAGCGCGCGTTCCGCGATTATGGCGAGACCGGCACGGCGGTGACGCGTCACTACGTTCATGACGCCGAGGAATCGGCGCTGCATGGCGCGCCTCCCGGCACCTTCACCGATTGGGAAAAGCTGCCGGAGAGCTCCGACCTGCTGTTCTACGAAGGTCTGCACGGCGCCGTCGTCACCGACAAGGTCAATGTCGCGCGCTATGCCGACCTCAAGATCGGCGTCGTGCCCGTCATCAATCTCGAATGGATCCAGAAGCTGCACCGCGACCGCAGCGCCCGCGGCTATTCGACCGAGGCCGTCACCGACACCATCCTGCGGCGGATGCCGGATTACATCCACTACATCTGCCCGCAATTCACCGAGACCGACATCAACTTCCAGCGCGTGCCGACGGTGGATACCTCCAATCCGTTCATCGCGCGCTGGATCCCGACGCCCGACGAATCGATGGTCGTGATCCGATTCAAGAATCCGCGCGGCATCGACTTTCCCTATCTGCTGTCGATGCTGCCGCAAAGCTGGATGTCCCGGGCGAATTCCATCGTCTGCCCCGGCGCCAAGCTCGACCTCGCGATGCAGCTCATCCTGACGCCACTGATCATGCAACTGATCGAGCGCAAGCGGAGCCTGAAGTGA
- the tkt gene encoding transketolase, with amino-acid sequence MNISVHAEADLYAVSHNDLANAVRFLAVDAIETSQSGHPGLPMGMADVATVLFSRFLKFDSAHPNWPDRDRFVLSAGHGSMLLYALLHLTGGDVSLDDIKAFRQWGSKTPGHPEYGHTPGVETTTGPLGQGIATAVGMALAERMANARHGDGLVDHFTYVIAGDGCLMEGISQEAISLAGHLQLGRLIVLFDDNGISIDGPTSLATSDDQLARFAASGWSVRRVDGHDPEAVAQAIAEERETAKPSLIACRTIIGYGAPDRQGTEKAHGAPLGTEQTAAARRTLGWDYQPFVVPVTIQKAWRMIGQRGQVDRLAWLDRYESATPEQRDLFVEGRAVALPGGYALAVAKLRERFASERPKIATRQASQQVLDGIAGTIPGLVGGSADLTHSNLTHVKAQAPVKSGAFAGDYIHYGIREHGMAAAMNGLALHGGFIPYGGTFLAFSDYSRPAIRLAALMRLRAIHVMTHDSIGLGEDGPTHQPVEHLAALRVIPNLLVFRPADAVETLEAWDCALSSESRPSVLCLSRQALPTFRSDARGRNRVARGAYLIVSPDGGRDVTLIATGSEVSIALEAARLLATEHIRAAVVSAPCFALFEEQPEDYRATVLGTAPRVGIEAAVQGDWARWIGADGEFVGMRGFGASAPAPVLYREFGITPQSVAEAARRAVAHKGQ; translated from the coding sequence ATGAACATCTCGGTTCATGCCGAAGCCGACCTCTATGCCGTCAGCCACAACGATCTCGCCAATGCCGTCCGCTTCCTTGCGGTCGACGCGATCGAGACCTCGCAGTCGGGCCATCCCGGCCTGCCCATGGGCATGGCCGACGTCGCGACCGTGCTGTTCTCGCGCTTCCTCAAATTCGACTCGGCGCATCCGAACTGGCCCGACCGCGACCGCTTCGTGTTGTCCGCAGGTCATGGCTCGATGCTGCTCTATGCGTTGTTGCATCTGACCGGCGGCGACGTCAGCCTCGACGACATCAAGGCGTTCCGGCAGTGGGGCTCGAAGACGCCGGGCCATCCCGAATATGGCCATACGCCCGGCGTCGAGACCACGACAGGTCCGCTGGGGCAGGGGATTGCCACGGCCGTCGGCATGGCGCTCGCCGAGCGCATGGCCAATGCGCGGCATGGCGACGGCCTCGTCGATCACTTCACCTATGTGATCGCCGGCGACGGCTGCCTGATGGAAGGCATCAGCCAGGAAGCGATCTCGCTTGCCGGTCATCTCCAGCTCGGCCGGTTGATCGTGCTGTTCGACGACAACGGCATCTCCATCGATGGGCCGACCTCGCTGGCGACGTCGGATGACCAGCTCGCGCGCTTCGCCGCCTCCGGCTGGTCGGTGCGCCGTGTCGACGGCCACGATCCCGAAGCCGTCGCGCAGGCGATCGCGGAGGAGCGCGAGACCGCCAAGCCGTCATTGATCGCCTGCCGCACCATCATCGGCTACGGCGCGCCGGACCGGCAGGGCACCGAGAAGGCGCATGGCGCACCGCTCGGCACCGAGCAGACCGCGGCGGCGCGCCGGACGCTGGGTTGGGATTATCAGCCCTTCGTGGTGCCTGTCACGATCCAGAAGGCGTGGCGGATGATCGGACAGCGCGGGCAGGTCGATCGACTCGCCTGGCTCGATCGCTACGAAAGCGCGACGCCGGAGCAGCGCGATCTGTTCGTCGAGGGCAGGGCCGTCGCCTTGCCGGGCGGCTATGCGCTGGCTGTGGCGAAGCTGCGCGAGCGCTTCGCCAGCGAACGTCCGAAGATCGCAACGCGCCAGGCCTCACAGCAGGTGCTCGACGGCATCGCCGGGACCATCCCGGGCCTGGTCGGTGGCTCGGCCGACCTGACCCATTCGAACCTCACGCACGTCAAGGCGCAGGCTCCGGTCAAGAGCGGCGCGTTCGCCGGCGATTACATCCATTACGGCATTCGAGAGCATGGCATGGCCGCCGCGATGAATGGCCTTGCGCTGCATGGCGGCTTCATCCCCTATGGCGGCACATTCCTCGCGTTCTCGGATTACAGCCGGCCCGCCATCCGCCTTGCGGCGCTGATGCGGCTGCGCGCCATCCACGTCATGACCCATGATTCCATCGGTCTCGGCGAGGATGGCCCCACGCACCAGCCGGTCGAGCATCTCGCCGCGCTGCGGGTGATTCCCAATCTGCTCGTGTTCCGGCCCGCTGACGCCGTGGAGACGCTGGAGGCCTGGGACTGCGCACTCAGCTCCGAGAGCCGCCCGTCCGTGCTCTGCCTGTCGCGCCAGGCGCTTCCGACCTTCCGCAGCGATGCGCGCGGCAGAAACCGGGTCGCCCGTGGTGCCTATCTCATCGTCTCACCGGATGGAGGACGCGACGTGACGCTGATCGCAACGGGCTCGGAAGTGTCGATCGCGTTGGAAGCCGCTCGCCTGCTCGCGACCGAGCATATCCGTGCGGCAGTGGTGTCCGCGCCTTGCTTTGCTCTGTTCGAGGAGCAGCCGGAGGATTACCGCGCCACGGTGCTCGGCACGGCGCCGCGTGTCGGGATCGAGGCGGCCGTGCAGGGTGATTGGGCACGTTGGATCGGTGCCGACGGTGAGTTCGTCGGCATGCGCGGCTTCGGTGCCTCGGCGCCGGCGCCCGTGCTGTACCGTGAATTCGGCATCACGCCGCAAAGCGTTGCGGAAGCGGCCCGCCGGGCGGTCGCCCACAAGGGACAATAA
- the fba gene encoding class II fructose-bisphosphate aldolase (catalyzes the reversible aldol condensation of dihydroxyacetonephosphate and glyceraldehyde 3-phosphate in the Calvin cycle, glycolysis, and/or gluconeogenesis) — translation MARTTLRQLLDHAASHGYAVPAFNINNMEQGIAIMQAAAEVDAPVIMQASRGARSYAGDIMLSHMIDALERTYPDIPLCMHQDHGNDEATCASAIAHGFTSVMMDGSLKADAKTAADYDYNVAITRRVVDLAHWVGASVEGELGVLGSLEHGGGEQEDGHGVEGKVSHDQLLTDPDQAVDFVRATKVDALAIAMGTSHGAYKFSRKPDGDILAMRVVEEIHRRLPNTHLVMHGSSSVPQPLQDMFNEFGGEMPQTWGVPVEEIVRGIKSGVRKVNIDTDCRLAMTAVFRKVAAQTRSEFDPRKFLKPAMDAMRELCRERFEQFGTAGHASKIKVIPMSEMARRYRAGELDPRVDARESVAA, via the coding sequence GTGGCTCGTACCACCCTTCGCCAATTGCTCGATCACGCGGCCAGCCACGGCTACGCCGTGCCGGCCTTCAACATCAACAATATGGAGCAGGGCATCGCAATCATGCAGGCGGCGGCCGAGGTCGACGCGCCCGTGATCATGCAGGCCTCGCGCGGTGCGCGCAGCTATGCCGGCGATATCATGCTCTCGCACATGATCGACGCGCTGGAGCGGACCTATCCGGACATCCCGCTCTGCATGCACCAGGACCACGGCAATGACGAGGCGACCTGCGCCTCCGCCATCGCCCATGGCTTCACGTCCGTCATGATGGACGGCTCGCTGAAGGCCGACGCGAAGACCGCGGCCGATTACGATTACAACGTCGCGATCACCCGCCGCGTCGTCGATCTCGCCCATTGGGTCGGCGCCTCCGTCGAAGGCGAGCTCGGCGTGCTTGGCTCGCTCGAGCATGGCGGCGGCGAGCAGGAGGATGGTCACGGTGTCGAGGGCAAGGTCAGCCACGACCAGCTGCTGACCGACCCCGACCAGGCGGTCGACTTCGTCCGCGCGACCAAGGTCGATGCACTTGCGATCGCGATGGGCACCTCGCACGGCGCCTACAAGTTCAGCCGCAAGCCCGACGGCGACATCCTGGCGATGCGCGTGGTCGAGGAGATCCACCGCCGGCTGCCGAACACGCATCTGGTGATGCACGGCTCGTCTTCGGTGCCGCAGCCGCTCCAGGACATGTTCAACGAATTCGGCGGCGAGATGCCGCAGACCTGGGGCGTGCCGGTCGAGGAGATCGTTCGCGGCATCAAGAGCGGCGTACGCAAGGTCAATATCGACACCGACTGCCGCCTCGCGATGACGGCCGTCTTCCGCAAGGTTGCCGCGCAAACACGCTCGGAGTTCGACCCGCGCAAATTCCTCAAGCCCGCGATGGATGCAATGCGCGAGCTTTGCCGCGAGCGCTTCGAGCAATTCGGCACGGCAGGCCACGCCAGTAAGATCAAGGTGATCCCGATGAGCGAGATGGCGCGGCGCTACCGCGCCGGCGAGCTTGATCCGCGCGTGGACGCCCGCGAGTCCGTCGCGGCATAG
- a CDS encoding form I ribulose bisphosphate carboxylase large subunit: protein MNAHAGTVRGKERYRSGVMEYKRMGYWEPDYTPKDTDVIALFRVTPQEGVDPIEASAAVAGESSTATWTVVWTDRLTAAEKYRAKCYRVDPVPGSPGSYFAYIAYDLDLFEPGSIANLSASIIGNVFGFKPLKALRLEDMRFPVAYVKTFQGPATGIVVERERLDKFGRPLLGATVKPKLGLSGRNYGRVVYEALKGGLDFTKDDENINSQPFMHWRDRFLYCMEAVNRAQAASGEVKGTYLNVTAGTMEDMYERAEFAKELGSVIVMIDLVIGYTAIQSMAKWARRNDMILHLHRAGHSTYTRQKSHGVSFRVIAKWMRLAGVDHIHAGTVVGKLEGDPNTTRGYYDVCREEFNPTRLEHGIFFDQSWASLNKMMPVASGGIHAGQMHQLLDLLGEDVVLQFGGGTIGHPMGIAAGAIANRVALEAMILARNEGRDYVHEGPEILAKAAQTCTPLKSALEVWKDVTFNYQSTDTPDFVPTALETV, encoded by the coding sequence ATGAACGCACATGCAGGCACGGTCCGCGGCAAAGAGCGCTATCGCTCCGGGGTGATGGAATACAAGCGCATGGGCTATTGGGAGCCCGATTACACGCCAAAGGACACGGACGTGATCGCGCTGTTCCGCGTCACGCCGCAGGAAGGTGTCGATCCGATCGAAGCGTCGGCTGCGGTGGCCGGTGAATCCTCGACCGCGACCTGGACCGTGGTGTGGACCGATCGCCTGACCGCCGCCGAGAAATATCGCGCCAAGTGCTACCGCGTCGATCCGGTCCCGGGCTCGCCGGGCTCGTATTTCGCCTACATCGCCTATGATCTCGACCTGTTCGAGCCGGGCTCGATCGCGAACCTCTCGGCATCCATCATCGGCAACGTGTTCGGATTCAAGCCGCTCAAGGCGCTGCGGCTGGAGGACATGCGCTTCCCGGTCGCCTATGTGAAGACGTTCCAGGGACCTGCCACCGGCATCGTGGTCGAGCGCGAGCGGCTCGACAAGTTCGGCCGGCCGCTGCTGGGCGCCACCGTCAAGCCGAAGCTCGGTCTTTCCGGGCGCAATTACGGCCGTGTGGTCTACGAGGCGTTGAAGGGCGGGCTCGACTTCACCAAGGACGACGAGAACATCAACTCGCAGCCCTTCATGCATTGGCGCGACCGTTTTCTCTACTGCATGGAGGCCGTGAATCGCGCGCAGGCTGCCTCGGGTGAGGTGAAGGGCACCTATCTCAACGTCACCGCGGGGACGATGGAGGACATGTACGAGCGCGCGGAGTTCGCCAAGGAGCTCGGCTCCGTCATCGTCATGATCGACCTCGTGATCGGCTATACCGCGATCCAGTCGATGGCGAAATGGGCGCGCCGCAACGACATGATCCTGCATCTGCACCGCGCCGGTCACTCGACCTATACGCGGCAGAAGAGCCACGGCGTGTCGTTCCGTGTCATCGCCAAATGGATGCGGCTCGCCGGTGTCGACCACATCCATGCCGGCACCGTGGTCGGCAAGCTCGAAGGCGATCCCAATACCACGCGCGGCTACTACGACGTCTGTCGCGAGGAGTTCAACCCGACCAGGCTCGAGCACGGCATTTTCTTCGACCAGTCCTGGGCGAGCCTGAACAAGATGATGCCGGTCGCCTCGGGCGGCATCCATGCCGGCCAGATGCATCAGCTGCTCGATCTCCTGGGTGAGGACGTCGTGCTGCAGTTCGGCGGTGGCACCATCGGCCATCCCATGGGAATCGCGGCCGGCGCCATCGCCAACCGCGTCGCGCTGGAAGCGATGATCCTCGCCCGCAACGAGGGCCGCGACTATGTCCACGAGGGCCCGGAAATCCTGGCCAAGGCGGCCCAGACCTGTACGCCGCTGAAGTCGGCGCTCGAGGTCTGGAAGGACGTCACCTTCAACTATCAATCCACCGACACGCCGGACTTCGTGCCGACGGCGCTGGAAACCGTCTGA